The DNA region ccagccaaccccagaaaactgcgtatctcagtagcagacttcggagtctcccactgtaatacggcatcaactttagcaggatcaacggaaattccaccactcgaaatcacatggccaaggaaactcacttccttcaaccagaactcacatttagataactttgcatataacttcttttctcttaacacctgcaagacaagtctcagatgtcctgcatgctcttcttcagtcttagaatatatcaatatatcatctataaacaccacaacaaaagtatcaaggtacggatgaaatatacgattcatatattccataaacacacctggagcattagacacaccgaacggcatcacagtgtattcataatgaccatacctcgtacggaaagcagtctttGCAATATCctctgacttcactcggatctgatgataacccgaccgcaaatcaatcttactgaaaacatgagctccaaccaactggtccatcaaatcatcaatcctcggcaatggataccgattcttgatagtcaccttattcaactgccgataatcgacacacaacctcatcgtaccttctttcttcttcactaacaatactggtgcaccccaaggagaaacacttggacgcacaaacttcttctccagcaattcctcaagttgcttcttcagttcaactaattcagttgccgacattctataaggagacatcgacactggactcgtacctggtactaagtcaatggcaaattcgacttcacgttctggaggtaaatcacttacatcctccggaaacacatcctgaaattcacagacaacaggcaaatctacactcaccactttcttatccgcttgcagagacgcaaataaagcgaatatctgagcttcatctttcacaaaatcccctacctgcctagcagatagaaatcttgtCTCATCATTttcaccaacttcagaaaaccgcaccgtcttcctatagcagtcgataaacacgccatagaattctagccaattcattcccagaataatatcaatttggtgcaagggtaagcacaccaaatcaaccacgaactctctctcgaagatcgtcaaatgacaacctcgacaaacaacagaagtcttcacagaaccattagcgggagtatctatcaccatacttccgcctagggacgacatacTCACACCAATCCTAGTCGCACACTCATAtgaaataaacgaatgagtagcaccagtgtcaacaatagcaagcaattcaacattattaattaagcaagtacctttaatcagattatcttctttaggagcttcagtcccactcagagcaaacaccctaccagtagtatgagctgcagtagccgccttcttcggtttcgagcactgcgaactgatatggcctttctcgccacaattaaaacatgtcggaccagcatccttacattcagtaactctatgaccagcctggccgcatcggaaacatctcagcaccttcttggtacagctatcggcacggtggcctggctcgccacacttgaaacatttaccagctatgggagatcctcccccacttggcttcttctcatctaccactttctgcttacctttaccattcggagatgcataaggactgCCACGATCCCTAATtttcttctcactaagactcttgtaatgagcagtcctagccttgctatcttcatcaaatatcctgcacttattaaccagtgtaggaaacctacgaatctcctggtaaccaatgccttgtttgatctcgggacgcaacccgttctcaaacttgacacacttggattcctcagcgCCAGCAccattataatgaggacaatactgcaccagctcctcaaacttcgaagcgtaatcagcaacagacatgttaccctgcttcagttctagaaattccatctccttcttacatcgcacatcagcaggaaaatacttttccagaaagaccgtcttgaacctttcccaagtcatctcagcacctggtgtttcaattctctggcgagtgttatcccaccagtgttcagcctcttcagataacatgtgcgtaccaaactgcaccttctgtgcttcagtacacgtcatcacccggaaaatcttctcaatttccctcagccaattctgagcaccatctggatcatagcgccctttgaatgtaggagggttattcttcagaaaccttcccaaattcttaaactcgttgaccggcggattctgctgcgcctgcatagcctgcgctATAGCAgccagagcctcagcaatcgcaaggtcattttctccagccatactctgcacaacacaaccacaaccgttaaatatcgacagtgtcattcacactaatcgaccaacagggaaaactTCACACTAcgactcgactggactgaccatgctctgataccactaatgtaacacccttctacccaaacgacatatttatataattttatcagagtacaacatgtagaagagtttacattttcttaaaacataacacttatcgcatcacaacataaatcatattatttattttattaaaacttcgcagcggacaacaacataaattttataaaaatgtttcaacattatctcaacaaattagtcatcataaacaacgtaaataataataattcagctatcgaatcccataatccccggtgtcacatgaccagagcatttgactcgactctgtagaataactctacacttattcttcgaacctcaacaatagctactcctctttatctgcacattgctcatcatagatgaacataaacacatgcagaaggggtgagaacTACATTATTAAATAATAGTATAGTGACAGAATTATAAccataaatatatttcacatatgccaacacagctcatcataatcaatatactcatgaacatcaacaaaacaacatatcaaatgcaatgcacacacccatgcatgactcaacacgactcggtatacccatttttgtgaccaactacagggtcaccactcccagattcatcaccatagaatccgagttccccgtaaggaactaagcctctcaacaagcccggagtcaacaacgtcattggaactcagtccgttcatcactaggcatcggcctttcatgaatgcatgcacatcaacatgcatcataatcaacatagcaacaacagcatcatatagtcatgttatcatcatcattaacacaaTTTTATTACAGgagcatatcacatcatgccacataatcagACACAGTATTAGcgcactctactaatatctatactacTCACAACCACGGAAAATGATCCTAATAgcatcatacatcagctaagcACAGCACTCAGCCCACACAgccaaaactgcacaacaacatTTCAGAAAAACCACAggtctgcccatacgcgtatggcctatgcccatacgcgtattgcccaaatccatacgcgtaatgcccatctcatacgcgtatgtTACGCGTATCACATACTCATACGCGTACTAACAGAGAccaatttcacgttcaaaacctcatctcttccactcatacgcgtatgacatacaccatacgcgtaccacatccagggatacgcgtatcacacgcgtatggcgcgtaccagcgccaaaactccCTTTCCTAAGCcctcccatacgcgtattgcctagtgccatacgcgtatgaccagacttcagttttccagatctgctatgggttttctctgctacgaaccTGTCCAATTCAACCGTTCACAGTCCCAATTTCccacaaaatcactcatatcacctaacacgagtcatcccctattcgatttcacaaatcctaacatcatggtatctaattcctacgaatttccttcgattaaaatcccaatttcgttcatccaatatcctatcattttcagcatattattgtttaataaggttcagaccccttacctctttggattgaaggaagttctgagcaatctttggtcttttcctcttccttctctttctcttcagtgcttctcccttttctgactctgaggcaaaaatacgtgaaaaatGAAAACCACCCTGAGTTTTCCCCTTTTTCCTCTTTTacccaattccacttttacccttccactcttcatattccatttattttatttatttaattattattaaaataaataaaaatctataataataataataataatatttaaattaatccaataatattcggggtgttacagatgTGATATCTATCAATAATTCAAAGTTTCAAGAGATTGTTTGCTAATGTAAATGACGCAAATAATATTATATGGTATGTAGATGAAAGATTATGTTATGGAAAAAATTTGTTGGAACAAAATTTGTTTGTCCCATTCCCTTAGGTTTTTAtgataaaaaattatttaaagaacaattgggtaTACTAATGTTTTTTGAAGTGTGCATGACCAAAGACTTAATTTTCATATAAAATTCAAGTACTAGTTCACTCTGAACATTCAAAGAGAAGTGTGAAGATTAAATTTTGATGGATCAGAAGCTGAAGACCAGACTCTGGAGAAGTCGTCTTCTAAAGAGGTCATCATCCAAAGATCAGAGTCTGAAGGAGTCAGCCTCTAAAGACCACACTTTGGAGATGTTTGCTTTTGGTAATCAAAACCCGAGTCAATCAAAGCGCAAGGATCAAGGTGACACTGATATGTCATTTTTCATATTTGAACATACTTTGTGACATGATCACCTAAGCTCTATCTTTTTCATAGAGTCTGTTGGGATACAAGTGCTAATTCCTTTTATAGTAAAGGTTTTTCAAACTAGGCTTTACCTAACCTGACAGTTTGGTGAAACATCCCAACGTCTCTTTTGAAGCTTATAAAAGGACTCTATTATGTTGCATCTTCAACGAATTTTTTCTCTTCTATTTAAGGATCTAAAAAACTTGAAGAAAAATGATGAACATGCTAATGAACAACGATTGACAAAAAGAGAAGTTACTCTGTCAAATCACATCACAAGTTTAAACTTAGGATATTATATccttgtatatcttagaaatTCTTAAGTCTTTAAGAGTCCATTTTGTTTTGTATTCTTTATACACCTttgattgtatatcaagtgtatttTCATGACAATCATTTATCTGCTAGGTAGGTTGTAAGAAGTCTCTTACTAAGTGTTTGAGAAAGGAAGTCTTTAGCTTGTGCGCTAGAGCAAGGAAGTCCTATACTTGTGTGTTTGAGAAAGGAAGTCTTTAGGTTGTGTGCTAGAGAAAGGAAGTCGCATACTTATGtgtttgagcaaggaagtctttagcttgtgtgtttgagcaaggGAATCTCACTCTTGTGTACTTGAGCAAGAAAGTCTCAaacttgtgtgtttgagcaaggAAGTATCGAGCTTGTGTGCTTGAGCTAGGAAGTCTCTTACTAGTGTTTTTGAGCAAAGAGAGTCTCTTACTTGTGTGCTTAAGAAAATTATAATCTtgtgtgattatagtgaaaatatcTTATAAGTACAAAGGGACAGGATTACTCTCGAGTTGTGAGAGGAACCGGGATAAATCTGTGTGTTATTCTTCTTTATTGCATTTTATATCTTCTTTCTATCTCTAACTATATAATATTCTATAACCTTATATTTAGAATATTACTTTAGATTtttaaaaagaagaaaaaaaccGACACAATTAAacccctttcttgtgtttttctcaccttcaaatTTGTTGCATAACTGATTCATTGCAATGAAAGAAAGTTGATACGTTGTTTCTAGATTTTTCCCTTGAGCCAAAACCTTAGGCTTCGAGTTTCCACTGGCGGAATGAACTCGTTTGGTAATTTGAGTACAAACCATAATTCATTGCCTATTCTTCTCATTATTTACAATCTATTTCTGTGGTAGTGCATGAAGCACAAATATGTGATATTAGCAATGATGATTTCAGATCCAAAACAAACAGAGAACGACATATATATGAAGAAACTTGTGTCAATGAATGATCTCAAATTAGTtggcttaaaatctcatgattgtcatgtcATGGTGCAACAACTTCTATCAGCGGCTATCTGTGGCGTTCTACCAAAAAATGTAAGGGTACCTATAACCAAATTGTGCTTATTATTCAATATTATATGTAGTAAAGTCATTGAACCTGAAAATTTATATGAGTTGGAACATGAGGCTGCAGTTATCTTGTGTCAATTAGAGATTTTTTCCTTCAATCAttttttgacattatggttcacttaaTTATTCATCTACTAAGGGAGATTATAATTTATGGTCCAATTTATTTATAGCGGATGCATCTGGTAGAGAGATACATGAAGATCTTTAAAAGGTATACAGAGAATCATCATTCTCTGAAAGCTTCGATTGTTGAACGGTACATCACTGAAGAAGCTTTGAGTTTTGTACAAACTATTTGTCAAAAGCGAACCCATTGGAATTCTCAAGTCTTGTCATGATAGAATGTATGATGGTAGAGGTAttcaaggtttaaatgttaagaCATTTGACCTAGATGTAGTTCTTCAACCACATTTGTATATATTGAATAACCTTAGTGAAGTTCAACCTTACTTGACGATTCACAAAAGACTTATCAAGAATAAGTTCCCCCGTATGAGTGAAAAATGTTGTTGACAGAGAACAAAACTTTCATAACTTGGTTTAATGAAAGTGTTCCTAAAGAGAATAGTGTATCATAGACAATTAAATGTATGTCACATATGTCAAAGTTTTAATGTAATAACTTGGAGCGCAAACGACATTACAAAATATTAATTCTATACAAAATCAAAGGATGATTGTAGTACCGTGAAAAATAGTGGGGTTACAATTGAAGTTGAATCCATGTATTTCTCTAGTTCGAAAGATAAGACTCTTGTACTAGTATCTAGAGCGTACTTTGGGGTCATTGAGGAGATTATGGATATTGATTATGTTACTTTTAATGTGTCTTTATTTAAGTGAAAGTGGATTGACAATAACACTGATATAGAAACTGATGAATTAGGATTCACACGGGTTGATCTTCGAAAGACGACTTATATGAACAACCTATTCATCATGACATCCCAAGCAAAATAAGTTTTTTATGTCACTGATCCTTCTAATACAAGATGATCGATTATTCTTCAAGGAAAATATATTCCTGATAgtgatgaaaatcaagatttcAATTTTGATACTCCCTATTTTGCAACACATGTACGTCTCTCATCAGAAGAAAATGATTATGATGATGTGCATGTTATTCATCATGATGATCAAGAGGGGATATGAGAAAAATAGTAAGTAAATATTTTATATCACTTAGTAATATATATTTCCTCATTTATCTTTTTATATTCTTTTAACTAAAaatttaatgttgttgttgatgatgatcTTAATTGGTTTCAAATGTGGTTCAAATTATGGGTGCTTAACGGCCGGTGACAAATCATAGAAGAGAACTTTTGAACGATCTACAAGACTTTGCATTTTTATTATTACTTTTGTTGGTTGATCatttgttttaattttaatttgTTGTAAAATTATAAGGTTTATATATGTCATTTTGGCTTTGTAAATGCTATAAACAATGAATATTTTTTTGTACAATGATTATGTTTGAGAAATGGACAAAATGTACAAAGTATATGTTTCAGAAATGGCCAAAATATGATCCTGTAACAATATATTTGTTTTAGAAATTGGCAAAATATGGTTCTGTAATACATGTTCAAACcaaaatatatataaaaaaataacAATATTTTTCTCTCGGTTATTATTTTAAACTGAGGTAATAATACTACTCTATTACCTCGATTTCTCAAATACCCGAGAGGGAATGTGGAGTGCGCTATCCAGTTctgaaaaataataaaaatggagAAGTTAGGGATCAAACTCATGCGAAGAATAATTTATCGATCGATTTTGCAATAATCGAGGGATAAAATGGCAAAATTTCATGACGTCATTCGTTATCTCGTCTCAATAactgaggtataatccctttCGCATATGAGATAATATGAATATATTTGTAGTAGTGTATTTGTGCACGTGGCACATGTTTTCCCATTTAGTGGGTGTTAACTTGTCTCTCTTTTTTTGTTTCGTGACATTTATGTTTTCCTTATCCTTATATGCATTTTCACTTATGTTTATGCCCATAATAAATAGTCATTTTATTTCACGGATCGAAAAAACATAAAACGCATGTTATATAGTTGAATtatcaaattcaatgtgtcttTATTGTTTCTAACATTCTTATGAAGGTAACCAAGGATATCAATGTATAGATGTCCTCTAGTGAAATTTAGGTAGCTGATTGAATTCAAGTTGAACTAATGATATCTAAATTGAGTTGTAATCCCAATATAACTACGGATCGAATTCAATGTGTTTCATGAATTacttttttaatttaataaaGATTTCTCTCACTCGTATTTAGATGTCATTAATTCAACTTGAACTCAATCAAATACCCGATCATGGGATAAACATAACTCGGCTGCTTATTGTTTTCGGCTAATAACTTAAATAATTTGTAAGGCATAAACAAAAGTCAAAACATCATTTGTGTacaattaaaattttgtttaaTGGTCTACATTAAGTGTTTGTTTTTGAATTAAGTATCAATATTTTTTTTTGATGTAGTCTTTTAAAGATAAATAAATGAAATATCACAGGTTTGAATCTGTATCCAATTTTTGATTTAATGAGAGAATCTTATCGAAACCACTATAATGATCGGTGTGGTTTGTTCTGGCTATACCTCATTTAGTTGGTCTGTTTGCCATATGCTTTTGCTCTTCTTTTTGATGGAAAGCGCCTCCCCAGATTATAGTAGTTTTTCCTCAACATTCATTAGAATGGGTAGTGTTTTCAATCACAAAGAGTTCCATCAAGTTTTGATTAGAGTGGTCACATTAAGTGTTTGTTTTTTAATTAGCTGTTAATACATAATAGTGTTAAATTGTAATGAAGTGTTCCATCGAATTTGTAACGTAGTATTTAACATCAGTTTTGAACTATAACTGTTTCATGTTGTAATTTTCTTAGTTTCAGTTTTAAAAAAATGCTTACATAGTTTCTGGTTTATAAACTTTGGTTGTATAGGAGTTAGTTTTATATATTTATAAGATAAAAAATCGtctaaaaatattgaaaataaacGCAAATCTCATATATTTATGCAACATcaataatttttattttaataaacTTAGATGAGtataagatcttcttgaaaacaAATACTCTGTACTCTGTTGCATAAGAAGCATAGAAAGGTAGAATCAAAGTATGgataaagaaaaaaaaatctaCAATTCACAACAAAAAAAATCTCACCATGATTCGCACATATCAATCATCATGTGGATTCCTAATAATAACACtttgattatttattttttcttttttcttttccttttcctttctgAATATATATACTTTTTCTTTTATAGATGAAAAGAGGATGCTATGAAGAAGTTATATTACAAGATGATGATTTGGATTTATCAAGTATTGACCACATAACATGAACATCTTCATAACCACAAGCCATGACTTCACCATGTAGATCCATTACACGATTCTCTTGTTCTGTTTGAATCATATAAAAGAATATTCAATTAATTAATATACACATGAACATGAAACTAACCAATAACTAGATTAAGAATATATAATGGATCATGAATTTTTATATATGTTCATACCTATTTGAGATTTCTTATGTTCCCTTGGTGGTTGTTGGTTGAAGAAAGTGCAAGCTTTCTTGAATGGTGTTGCAATAGTTTTCTTCCATGAAGCCATGTTATAAAGTCTTTGAATTTGATTTGTAATAGTGCTGTATTATTCTCTAGGTCTTATATATACTAGGCAGATGATGTCTATGTACGAgatttataataatatttttttcttcaattattataataataataataataattaaaaaaattcattcaaacttatttttaagaaaaaaatatttaataaaaaatttcACACATATCTAGAAGTTAATATTCTTTTATGccataataaaagaaaaatataatTTAATGATATTAATCATATTATATAAAGAAATACTTTAAACGCATATCGTGGTTGGgatttaaatttaaataatattattttaaacTTAATTTCTATTAATACTTTTGATTTTATTgtttaaatttattaaataattgaTATATCTATTCGATGTTATTTGAATGAGataataataatagtttttaattatattttttaatttatagACGAAATTATAATAACCATTAAAACGCATATACATCATAAATATCAAAATTCAGATATACAACTATAAATATCAAAATTTGAATTGCGATAATACATTGAATTTAAcaagtattttttttaaatttatattaatacttttatataataaaaaaaaGGAAGAGAGTATAAGATATAGAAAGAGGGACCTAGAGGAAAAAAAAATACTTTTTAATaaggaaaaagaaaagaatagaGGCAAGATCCGTGAGATGAGGTTAAAGATGGAAGGAACATCACACCTTTTGTTTATTGAGTTTCCTTATCTCATCAAACAAAAGGTATAGTCGACTGTACCCAATCACATGCTTCTCTACATGTGAATTCTTTTTCCATTGGATTCTTTTTATTATACTTCTTCTTATTATTTAATTATTCATTAAGAATTCAAAGTATATTAATCACTTTCTCCTTTTCTCAATTTGCTATATAAGTTTGGTTGTAAGCTTTTCATGGTAGGTCCTCCCCTATTATAGTATTTGATAAATCAGTTTTTTAGGTTTTATTTTTGTTAAAGGAAATGCTAATTAATGTTTTAAGGATGTTATTTAGAATTTAAAATACGAATATATGTATATTCAATTCATTGATTTCAAGAGAAAATTAATAGCTTAATCCATATCTTTTACCATGATGTTTTTAAAGATTTAAAGATGGACTCCGAGTTCTTACGATCTTTTCGAGGTTCGCTAGTAGGTTTTTCAAGAGAAAGGGTACAATATGAGGATATGTCTCAATATTGATGATATTCGGAGTGAGAAGGAATGCCAAATTCATAAAAGTAGTGGTGAACTTTTATTTCACATGCAATATCATTTTCGAAAAGTTTGTACACAACGTCCTGAGAGTTGTTATATCTGTTATACATCCGACAAATAAATATCCCTTAGCAAATGGGTGAGTTGGCGTAGTTAGAGGCCATCAAAAAGTGGCAAGAAAATGTTGTTGAGATATCTTAAGACTTAAAAGAATAGGGGAGCAGCCTCATTAAGCAATGCCCACAGGGCCAACTGTGTTGATTTAGAACCGAAGGGTGACAACTTGGAAGGCAGGTTAACACCCATGGAATAGTTGCAAATAATACATATAGGTCCTCGGAATCACCAAACCATTCAGATAAAGTCATCATTAACTAAAGAGGGAGAAAAAGACATTGTCGAGTTGCTTCGAAAGAATTTAAACTTATTCATATGTACGCCATCTGATATGCCCAAAATAGACCCTGACATAGCATGTCATCATTTCTCTATCAAGCACGTTTTTAAGCTTGTCACCCAGAAGAGGCGTAAGGAAGGTGAAGACAAGAGAGTAGTAATCTTCAAAGAGGTGAACAAATTGAAATATATTGGGTTTCCACGAGAGATTGGATACCCGACCTGATTGACTAACATAGTAATAGTGAAGAAGACGTCGGGAAAATGGAGAATGTGCATAGATTTCACTAACCTCAATCAAGCATGTCCCGAAGACCTTTACCCGCTGCCAAGCATTAACATGTTTATTGAAGGGACATTGGGTTTCTATGGCTTGAGTTTCATGGATGCCTAATAGGGAGACAACTAAATAAGGATGAACCATTACAATGCTTCAAAGACTACATTCATAACCAATCATAACAACTACCATTACGAGGTCATgccatttggtttgaagaacgccgaagcGAATTATCAGAGGTTGATGGATGTTGTTTTCTTTAAGCATATAAGTCAGAACTTAGAAGTATATCTTGATGGTATTATAGTCAAGACCCTGATAAAGGGAAGCACACCAATGACCTAAGAGAGACTTTGGAGTCTGTAAGAAGGTATAATAACCATAGTAAGTTCTCTTTCGAAGTGCAGGCCATAAAGTTTCTAGGGTTCATGTTAACCAGAAGAAGAAT from Lathyrus oleraceus cultivar Zhongwan6 chromosome 1, CAAS_Psat_ZW6_1.0, whole genome shotgun sequence includes:
- the LOC127138427 gene encoding uncharacterized protein LOC127138427 — its product is MASWKKTIATPFKKACTFFNQQPPREHKKSQIEQENRVMDLHGEVMACGYEDVHVMWSILDKSKSSSCNITSS